The uncultured Treponema sp. genome includes a region encoding these proteins:
- a CDS encoding ABC transporter ATP-binding protein, producing the protein MKKDIILYAENLQKHFGLDAGFFAKKNKQVYAVNGVSFEIERGKTYGLVGESGCGKTTTARLLVKMYDADSGKIYFNPQEKPEPIEVGNLDKKELSAYREKVKYIFQDPSRSLNPRMTIASILSSPLKYSSHWQGKEQAREKAAALLEEIGLDKADLDRRPQEFSGGQRQRISIARGLILEPELLICDEVVSALDVSVQAQILNLLQDLRKKRGLSFLFIAHDLKVSCYFCDTIGVMYRGMIVEEAEAKDLYKEALHPYTQTLFAGAGGKFQVEKTGEMKTLLESLSGCPFAHRCPKAQEKCRSEIPPLNQISENHKVRCFFIE; encoded by the coding sequence ATGAAAAAAGATATAATATTATACGCTGAAAACTTGCAGAAACATTTTGGACTTGACGCAGGATTCTTTGCAAAGAAAAACAAGCAAGTCTACGCCGTAAATGGAGTTTCATTTGAAATTGAGCGCGGAAAAACTTACGGACTTGTAGGCGAAAGCGGCTGCGGAAAAACAACAACAGCCCGACTTTTAGTAAAAATGTACGATGCCGATTCTGGAAAAATTTATTTCAATCCACAGGAAAAGCCAGAGCCTATTGAAGTCGGAAACCTGGACAAAAAAGAGCTTTCCGCATACCGGGAAAAAGTAAAATACATTTTTCAAGACCCTTCCCGCTCGCTGAATCCGCGCATGACAATCGCAAGCATTTTATCGTCGCCTTTAAAATATTCATCGCATTGGCAGGGAAAAGAACAGGCACGCGAAAAAGCCGCCGCCTTGCTTGAAGAAATCGGACTGGACAAAGCAGATTTGGACAGACGGCCGCAGGAATTTTCAGGCGGACAAAGACAGCGAATTTCAATTGCGCGCGGACTGATTCTTGAGCCGGAACTTCTGATTTGCGACGAAGTTGTAAGCGCGCTGGATGTTTCTGTTCAAGCGCAAATTCTGAATCTTTTGCAGGATTTAAGAAAAAAACGCGGACTTTCATTTTTGTTTATTGCCCACGATTTAAAGGTTTCCTGCTATTTTTGCGACACAATCGGCGTAATGTACCGCGGAATGATTGTGGAAGAAGCCGAAGCAAAAGACCTTTACAAGGAAGCCTTGCATCCGTACACGCAGACACTTTTTGCCGGAGCAGGCGGAAAATTTCAAGTTGAAAAAACAGGCGAAATGAAAACATTGCTGGAAAGTCTTTCCGGCTGCCCGTTTGCCCACAGGTGCCCAAAAGCACAGGAAAAATGCCGCTCAGAAATTCCGCCTTTAAATCAAATTTCAGAAAACCATAAAGTGCGCTGTTTTTTTATAGAATAG
- the nrdG gene encoding anaerobic ribonucleoside-triphosphate reductase activating protein, whose amino-acid sequence MYYGEIKKFDISNGEGVRVSLFVSGCRVHCPGCFNKCTWDFQYGKLFTEETENEITEALSKEFISGLTVLGGEPFEPENQEILAPFLSKVKKMFPKKTIWCYTGYVYDKDILPSDGKKHCAFTEQFLSCIDVLVDGPFIEELKDISLQFRGSRNQRILHLK is encoded by the coding sequence ATGTACTACGGAGAAATTAAAAAATTCGACATCTCAAACGGAGAGGGCGTAAGAGTTTCCCTCTTTGTTTCTGGATGCAGAGTTCATTGTCCGGGCTGCTTTAACAAATGCACTTGGGATTTTCAGTACGGAAAACTTTTTACAGAAGAAACAGAAAACGAAATAACTGAAGCTCTTTCAAAAGAATTTATTTCGGGACTTACAGTTCTTGGCGGAGAGCCTTTTGAGCCGGAAAATCAGGAAATTCTTGCGCCGTTTTTGTCAAAAGTAAAAAAAATGTTTCCCAAGAAAACAATCTGGTGCTACACAGGCTACGTTTACGACAAAGACATTCTTCCTTCCGACGGAAAAAAACACTGCGCCTTTACAGAGCAATTTTTAAGTTGCATCGATGTTCTTGTGGACGGACCTTTTATAGAAGAACTCAAGGACATTTCATTGCAATTCCGCGGCTCAAGAAATCAGCGGATTCTTCATTTAAAATAA
- a CDS encoding LEA type 2 family protein has translation MKKLLLTIAASALLAFVQISCSTNNIPTEIPKPSVSFNSISFVSLDLEGITLKCDYAIKNPYPVSLSLAKLAADITCNGEAFTTLTADEGISLSAKSTKENSFNFKIPYDSILNFAKTFKSEKTLPFKIAGNATIDNIPLISSITLPFSKDFDVPVFKPSFSFSSPKVVLPTVKEIISSFTKSGISAVKAASAATSLASGKPIAENLLDNVNMDVKINFNLNVKNEGGADWKYILNSCKISSGGKELTALDVAQNEINSADGTIPLTATVNTITAGKFITQIINKSGTNPTFALESGISFPQLKSVTLPLSCSKEIPLSKFAIGK, from the coding sequence ATGAAAAAACTTTTGCTTACCATTGCCGCAAGCGCATTGCTTGCTTTTGTTCAGATTTCCTGCTCAACAAACAATATTCCCACGGAAATTCCAAAGCCGTCGGTTTCGTTCAATTCGATTTCATTTGTTTCGCTCGATTTGGAAGGAATAACTTTAAAATGCGACTATGCAATCAAAAACCCATACCCGGTTTCACTTTCACTTGCAAAACTTGCGGCGGACATAACTTGCAACGGCGAAGCTTTTACAACTTTGACCGCGGACGAAGGAATTTCACTTTCAGCAAAATCCACAAAAGAAAATTCGTTCAACTTTAAAATTCCTTATGATTCAATTTTGAACTTTGCAAAAACTTTCAAATCTGAAAAAACGCTTCCATTCAAAATAGCGGGAAACGCGACAATCGACAATATTCCGCTGATTTCTTCAATAACATTGCCGTTTTCAAAAGACTTTGACGTTCCTGTATTCAAGCCAAGCTTTTCATTTTCAAGTCCAAAAGTTGTTCTGCCGACTGTAAAAGAAATTATTTCATCTTTCACAAAAAGCGGAATTTCAGCGGTAAAAGCAGCAAGCGCGGCAACCTCACTGGCTTCTGGAAAACCGATTGCAGAAAATTTGCTCGACAACGTGAACATGGATGTAAAAATAAATTTCAACTTGAATGTAAAAAATGAAGGCGGCGCAGACTGGAAATACATTTTGAATTCATGCAAAATCAGTTCAGGCGGAAAAGAACTTACAGCTCTTGACGTTGCTCAAAACGAAATAAATTCTGCAGACGGAACAATTCCGCTCACAGCCACAGTCAACACAATCACAGCCGGAAAATTCATTACGCAGATTATAAACAAGTCCGGCACAAATCCGACATTCGCGCTTGAAAGCGGCATTTCATTTCCGCAGTTAAAATCAGTAACTTTGCCTTTGTCTTGCTCAAAAGAAATTCCGCTAAGCAAATTTGCCATTGGAAAATAA
- a CDS encoding ABC transporter substrate-binding protein, with protein MKKTFALFLCAGLFFSCGQKSPEMTLEEIAEYKKNSGSLLLEKTLYKPWKGGGFIDGTEGGEWLSSINADPKTFNQYIAERDAESAGIINQTLDSLVDYDNAEKKWFPKAAFFKVETNKEKNTLTVHYTLRENLYWTWYGSDKKVPVTSDDVVFWYNEIAGDPAFQSSGYNGQFVSMPDGSSARIECVKINDKQFDFVFPRIIADPLLATNMNFCPAFIYKKAKEEKGAEGVKDLFKASCNVREIPSMGRWYIAVYIPGQRIVYKKNPYYWEKDSQGKTTTYIDTKTVQIVGNPRTEYLLFKQGKLESYSPVPEEVDAVINGQKDSYKVFRSEGSIGTAMWTFNQNPKNRGKNFYSWFTKKEFRQAMSCLLNRERIIAQTYRGLAEPKYNFFPSVNPYYNEAITLKYRFDKEMALRLLSKIGINQDSNGTMRDAFGNEISFDLTIASSSTTANDMAQIVADECSSVGITVNVRQVDFQKLIELLTSTYDWQSVFIGLGANIFPTQGSNVWPSTGNLHLWYPEQKTPATEWEARIDHLYNEGSFTNDFNQAKKIWDEYQSIILEQCPIIYLVSMKTFFALQGKWDISNFFYDNMNGAMTKRIFLSKIQ; from the coding sequence ATGAAAAAAACATTTGCTTTGTTTTTATGCGCCGGCTTGTTTTTTAGCTGCGGACAAAAATCTCCTGAAATGACACTTGAAGAAATTGCGGAATACAAAAAAAATTCAGGCTCGCTTCTTCTTGAAAAAACGCTTTACAAACCATGGAAAGGCGGCGGATTTATAGACGGAACAGAAGGAGGCGAATGGCTTTCTTCAATAAATGCAGACCCAAAAACTTTCAATCAGTATATTGCTGAACGCGATGCAGAAAGCGCAGGAATTATAAATCAGACTTTGGATTCGCTTGTAGATTATGACAACGCTGAAAAAAAATGGTTTCCAAAAGCTGCATTCTTTAAAGTAGAAACAAACAAAGAAAAAAACACGCTCACCGTTCATTACACTTTGCGTGAAAATCTTTACTGGACTTGGTACGGCTCAGACAAAAAAGTTCCTGTAACTTCTGACGATGTTGTTTTCTGGTACAACGAAATTGCAGGAGATCCGGCGTTCCAAAGCTCAGGCTACAACGGACAGTTTGTTTCCATGCCAGACGGAAGTTCTGCGCGCATTGAATGTGTAAAAATAAACGACAAGCAGTTTGACTTTGTTTTTCCGCGGATTATAGCAGATCCGCTTCTTGCCACAAACATGAATTTTTGTCCGGCTTTCATTTATAAAAAGGCAAAGGAAGAAAAAGGCGCAGAAGGTGTAAAAGATTTGTTCAAGGCTTCGTGCAATGTCCGGGAAATTCCTTCAATGGGAAGATGGTACATAGCTGTATATATTCCGGGTCAGAGAATCGTGTACAAAAAAAATCCGTACTACTGGGAAAAAGACTCGCAAGGAAAAACCACAACTTACATAGATACAAAAACAGTTCAAATTGTAGGAAATCCGCGGACTGAATATCTTTTGTTCAAGCAGGGAAAATTGGAATCCTATTCGCCAGTTCCAGAAGAAGTTGACGCTGTGATAAACGGACAAAAAGATTCTTACAAAGTTTTCCGCTCGGAAGGCTCAATCGGAACTGCAATGTGGACGTTCAATCAGAATCCAAAAAACAGAGGAAAAAATTTCTACAGCTGGTTTACAAAAAAAGAATTCCGCCAAGCAATGAGCTGCCTTTTAAACCGCGAAAGAATAATTGCGCAGACTTACCGCGGACTTGCCGAACCAAAATACAATTTTTTTCCAAGCGTGAATCCGTACTACAACGAAGCAATCACGCTGAAATACAGATTCGACAAGGAAATGGCTTTGCGGCTTCTGTCAAAAATCGGAATAAACCAAGATTCAAACGGAACAATGCGCGATGCCTTTGGAAACGAAATTTCATTTGACCTTACAATCGCTTCATCAAGCACAACCGCAAACGACATGGCACAAATTGTGGCGGACGAATGTTCAAGCGTGGGAATAACCGTGAATGTTCGTCAAGTTGATTTTCAAAAACTGATTGAGCTTTTGACTTCAACTTATGACTGGCAGTCGGTGTTTATCGGTCTTGGCGCGAATATTTTTCCAACGCAAGGAAGCAACGTCTGGCCTTCAACTGGAAATCTTCATCTTTGGTATCCAGAGCAAAAAACTCCGGCAACTGAATGGGAAGCTAGAATTGACCATCTTTACAACGAAGGCTCTTTTACAAATGATTTCAATCAGGCAAAAAAAATTTGGGACGAATATCAGTCTATTATTCTTGAGCAATGCCCGATAATTTATCTTGTAAGCATGAAAACTTTTTTTGCGCTCCAAGGCAAATGGGATATTTCAAACTTTTTTTATGACAACATGAACGGAGCAATGACGAAACGGATTTTCTTGTCGAAGATTCAGTAA
- a CDS encoding oligopeptide/dipeptide ABC transporter ATP-binding protein, giving the protein MKQLFKYITGRPVALASLIVIAAIYIVMIFAEFFAPYSATASFSEDTFHPANIELTSKGLKVREFRVLESTTWHYAKVKDLRHNLKFFVHGHKYKVLGIIPCDLHLFGTEPDSNGNQYPVFLIGADNLGRDLFSRIVYGSRISLTIGFIASAVSLVLAIVFGGLAGFYGGSTDWFIMRFSEFFMLIPSLYLILFLRSLLNTNMDSGTSYMVITVILSLVGWPGSARTLRGMIHSIKREEFVQNAVLEGTPSLVIIFKYIIPQIASLLIVSTTLSIPGFIMSETTLSYLGLGINDPAVSWGSLINRDISTLNNLKNFPWLLTPVWLLLAVTLAFNFLGDSLRDFYDPFHSVFPTWKKRQLAKKIKTHPAQCEFSMAELQRSFLTVQNLFVTFDLTTGNKNIQIQAVRGVTFSMKRGEILGIVGESGSGKSVSTTAISGLLPGNAFVEGRIFFKGIELTSLSQDQFRELRGRKIGCIFQEPGRSFDPLQSIGNVFAETFRNSEPELSKEECKKRAVELLNEVGLPDAEKRLKNFPHQFSGGQLQRISIALSLAQGCDLLIADEPTTALDVTIQAQIVELLADLRNKRRLSIIFISHNIDLVASLCDNIIVMYGGLIMEKGTSAQIIKNPRHPYTKALLASTPKFGSHYTEQELSSIPGRVTDPASPEPGCPFAPRCGFKKDECEKENFKCYKML; this is encoded by the coding sequence ATGAAGCAGCTTTTTAAATATATTACAGGACGACCAGTTGCGCTTGCCTCTTTAATCGTGATTGCCGCGATTTACATTGTCATGATTTTTGCTGAATTTTTTGCGCCGTATTCAGCGACCGCATCTTTTTCGGAAGATACTTTTCATCCTGCAAATATTGAGCTGACTTCCAAAGGTTTAAAAGTCCGTGAATTCAGAGTTCTGGAAAGCACAACTTGGCATTACGCAAAAGTAAAGGATTTGCGGCACAACCTGAAATTTTTTGTGCATGGACATAAATACAAGGTCCTTGGAATTATTCCGTGCGACCTTCATCTTTTTGGAACAGAGCCTGATTCGAACGGAAACCAATACCCGGTATTCTTAATCGGAGCGGACAATTTAGGACGCGACCTTTTTTCAAGAATCGTATACGGAAGCAGAATTTCACTTACGATTGGATTTATTGCCAGCGCAGTCTCATTAGTTCTTGCAATAGTTTTTGGCGGACTCGCAGGATTTTACGGAGGCTCAACAGACTGGTTTATAATGCGGTTCAGCGAATTTTTTATGCTCATTCCAAGCCTTTACCTGATTCTTTTTTTGCGTTCGCTTTTAAACACAAACATGGACTCTGGAACTTCCTACATGGTTATCACGGTAATTCTTTCTCTTGTAGGCTGGCCGGGAAGCGCGCGGACTTTGCGTGGAATGATTCACTCAATCAAACGTGAAGAATTTGTTCAGAACGCAGTCCTTGAAGGAACTCCATCGCTTGTAATAATTTTCAAATATATAATTCCGCAGATTGCAAGCCTTCTTATTGTAAGCACAACGCTTTCGATTCCAGGATTTATTATGAGCGAAACAACACTTTCGTATCTTGGACTTGGAATAAATGATCCTGCCGTAAGCTGGGGCTCGCTTATAAACCGCGATATTTCAACTTTAAACAATCTCAAAAATTTTCCGTGGCTCTTAACTCCTGTGTGGCTCTTGCTTGCTGTAACGCTTGCATTCAACTTTTTGGGCGACAGCTTGCGAGATTTTTACGATCCGTTCCATTCAGTCTTTCCAACTTGGAAAAAAAGACAGCTGGCAAAAAAAATCAAGACACATCCTGCTCAATGCGAATTTTCAATGGCGGAACTTCAGCGTTCATTTTTAACTGTGCAAAATCTTTTTGTAACTTTTGACCTTACAACAGGAAACAAAAACATTCAGATTCAGGCTGTACGCGGCGTAACTTTTTCAATGAAGCGCGGAGAAATTCTTGGGATTGTCGGAGAAAGCGGCTCAGGAAAATCAGTTTCCACAACAGCGATTTCAGGACTTTTACCGGGAAACGCATTTGTTGAAGGAAGAATTTTCTTTAAAGGCATCGAACTTACTTCACTTTCGCAAGATCAGTTCAGGGAATTGCGCGGAAGAAAAATCGGCTGCATCTTTCAAGAACCCGGACGCTCGTTTGATCCGCTCCAAAGCATAGGAAATGTTTTTGCAGAAACTTTCAGGAATTCAGAACCTGAGCTTTCAAAAGAAGAATGCAAAAAACGCGCTGTGGAGCTTTTAAATGAAGTCGGACTTCCAGACGCAGAAAAACGCCTAAAAAATTTTCCGCACCAGTTTTCAGGAGGACAGCTTCAAAGAATCAGCATTGCGCTTTCATTGGCACAAGGCTGCGACCTTCTCATTGCGGACGAGCCTACAACTGCGCTCGACGTTACAATTCAGGCGCAAATCGTGGAACTTTTGGCAGACTTAAGAAACAAGCGCAGACTTTCAATAATTTTTATAAGCCACAACATCGACCTTGTAGCTTCACTTTGCGACAACATAATCGTAATGTACGGCGGACTAATCATGGAAAAAGGAACTTCCGCCCAAATAATAAAAAATCCGCGGCATCCTTATACAAAGGCACTTTTAGCTTCCACGCCGAAATTCGGAAGCCACTACACGGAACAGGAACTTTCTTCCATTCCGGGAAGAGTTACAGATCCAGCTTCTCCTGAGCCCGGATGTCCGTTTGCTCCAAGATGCGGCTTTAAAAAGGACGAATGTGAAAAAGAAAACTTCAAATGCTATAAAATGCTATAA
- the nrdD gene encoding anaerobic ribonucleoside-triphosphate reductase: MKIIKRSGAEAVYDRNKISTAIRKANEQVRESQRLKESQIESIVDDIEIECHNSGHALNVEDIQDLVENGIMQNGAYEVAKLYITYRYRHQLLRKENTTDQQIMSLLEENNEEVKQENSNKNPTVVSVQRDYMAGEVSKDITRRFLLDPDICKAHDEGIIHFHDADYFAQHMHNCDLVNLEDMLQNGTVISGTKIDRPHSFSTACNIATQIIAQVASCQYGGQSITLTHLAPFVDVSRKKIMAETTELIKATGLQVSSEQFDYMVEQRVKDEIKRGVQTIQYQVITLMTTNGQAPFVTVFMYLNEAKNEQEKADLALIIEEVLKQRYQGVKNEKGAWITPAFPKLIYVLENDNVEQGSPYYYLSELAAKCTARRMVPDYISEKKMLELKIDAKGNGNCYPCMGCRSFLTPYLDLTGKPKYYGRFNQGVVTLNLVDVACSSGGDMMKFHQILQERLELCHRALRIRHERLLGTKSDAAPILWQNGALARLKKGEVIDKLLYNGYSTISLGYAGLCECVRYMTGKSHTDPDAKPFALNVMKALNEACKKWKEAEHIDYSVYGTPLESTTYKFAKCLKKRFGIIEGVTDKNYITNSYHVNVTEKIDAFTKLSFESEFQRLSPGGAVSYVEVPNMENNIPAVMALLKHIYNNIMYAELNTKSDFCQKCGYTGEIQIATDNDGKLIWECPNCKNRDQATMNVARRTCGYIGTQYWNQGRTQEIKERVLHL, translated from the coding sequence ATGAAAATCATCAAAAGAAGTGGTGCGGAAGCTGTTTACGACCGCAATAAAATTTCAACGGCAATAAGAAAGGCAAACGAGCAGGTAAGAGAATCACAGCGCCTTAAAGAAAGCCAGATTGAATCCATTGTTGATGATATTGAAATCGAATGCCATAATTCTGGACACGCTCTTAATGTTGAAGACATTCAGGACCTTGTTGAAAACGGAATCATGCAAAACGGCGCTTACGAAGTTGCCAAGCTTTATATAACTTACCGCTACCGCCATCAGCTTTTGCGCAAGGAAAATACAACCGACCAGCAAATAATGAGCCTTCTTGAAGAGAACAACGAAGAGGTCAAGCAGGAAAATTCGAATAAAAATCCGACTGTGGTTTCTGTTCAGCGCGACTATATGGCTGGAGAAGTCAGCAAAGACATTACACGCCGTTTTCTTTTGGATCCGGATATTTGCAAAGCCCATGACGAGGGAATCATACATTTTCATGATGCGGATTATTTTGCACAGCACATGCACAACTGCGACCTTGTAAATCTTGAAGATATGCTGCAAAACGGAACTGTAATCAGCGGAACAAAAATCGACCGACCGCATTCTTTTTCAACAGCCTGCAATATCGCCACGCAAATTATCGCTCAAGTAGCAAGTTGTCAGTACGGCGGACAAAGCATTACGCTCACTCACCTTGCTCCGTTTGTAGACGTAAGCCGCAAAAAAATCATGGCAGAAACAACAGAGCTTATCAAAGCAACAGGGCTTCAGGTTTCTTCCGAGCAGTTCGATTATATGGTAGAACAGCGCGTAAAAGACGAAATCAAGCGCGGAGTCCAGACAATTCAGTATCAAGTTATAACTCTTATGACAACAAATGGTCAGGCTCCTTTTGTAACGGTTTTCATGTACTTGAATGAAGCGAAAAACGAGCAGGAAAAAGCCGATCTTGCGCTTATTATAGAAGAAGTTCTCAAGCAGCGTTATCAGGGAGTAAAAAACGAAAAAGGCGCTTGGATTACTCCTGCGTTCCCAAAACTTATTTATGTTCTTGAAAATGACAACGTGGAACAAGGCTCGCCATATTATTACCTTTCAGAGCTTGCCGCAAAATGCACTGCGCGCAGAATGGTTCCAGACTACATCAGCGAAAAGAAAATGCTGGAACTAAAAATTGACGCAAAGGGAAACGGAAACTGCTATCCTTGCATGGGCTGCCGTTCATTTTTAACGCCGTATTTGGACTTGACAGGAAAACCAAAATACTACGGAAGATTCAATCAGGGAGTTGTAACGCTGAATCTTGTTGATGTGGCCTGCTCTTCTGGCGGCGACATGATGAAATTCCATCAGATTCTTCAGGAACGCCTTGAACTTTGCCACAGAGCGCTTAGAATCCGCCACGAACGTCTCCTTGGAACAAAATCGGATGCCGCACCAATTCTATGGCAAAACGGAGCTTTGGCAAGATTAAAGAAAGGTGAAGTTATCGACAAACTTTTGTACAACGGATATTCAACAATTTCCCTTGGATACGCCGGACTTTGCGAATGCGTGCGCTACATGACCGGAAAATCCCACACAGATCCAGATGCCAAGCCTTTTGCGCTCAATGTAATGAAAGCCTTGAACGAAGCCTGCAAAAAATGGAAAGAAGCCGAGCATATCGACTATTCAGTTTACGGAACTCCGCTTGAAAGCACAACTTACAAATTTGCAAAGTGCCTCAAAAAAAGATTCGGAATAATTGAAGGCGTTACGGACAAAAACTACATCACAAACAGCTATCACGTAAATGTAACAGAAAAAATCGACGCATTCACAAAGCTTTCATTTGAATCTGAATTCCAAAGACTTTCGCCGGGCGGAGCTGTAAGCTATGTTGAAGTTCCGAACATGGAAAACAACATTCCGGCTGTAATGGCTCTCTTAAAGCATATTTACAACAACATAATGTACGCCGAGCTGAACACAAAAAGCGACTTCTGCCAAAAATGCGGCTACACAGGCGAAATTCAGATTGCAACAGACAACGACGGAAAACTAATCTGGGAATGCCCGAACTGCAAAAACCGTGACCAAGCCACAATGAACGTTGCAAGAAGAACCTGCGGCTACATCGGAACACAATACTGGAATCAGGGACGCACACAGGAAATAAAAGAGCGTGTGCTGCATTTGTAA
- a CDS encoding ABC transporter permease, with translation MAAFLKKLWETISFPWNYFKKQSPLASFITGRIATMAALLFLLGLAMFALMELAPGDIVDQMMTQQIASSMNSTSVSSSQISKDNSFTTDQGQQLRKELGLDKPFYAQYLDWLKRVFVNHDFGISLISRTPVSFLILSRLKNSIVLNLISLVFITSFSFLLGVYFSSKAGTRTDVAATFFALFFHAFPGILLLILLQLFASITGLFPVTGYPNFLFSENPLKFSFSYVHHIFLPLLASFLGGVGGTMRMIRSTMLDQMGLPYIMALRSRGICERRIYLNHAFKNTLNPYITGSANLLASLFSGSLILEIIFSYPGIGRLMYEAVTQQDVNLVLANSMFVSALVLAGMIISDITLAIVDPRIRYK, from the coding sequence ATGGCAGCATTTTTAAAAAAACTTTGGGAAACAATTTCTTTTCCTTGGAATTACTTTAAAAAGCAAAGTCCTCTCGCATCTTTTATAACCGGAAGAATCGCAACAATGGCGGCGCTTCTTTTTCTTTTGGGACTTGCAATGTTCGCGCTCATGGAACTTGCTCCCGGAGACATAGTTGACCAGATGATGACGCAGCAAATCGCATCTTCCATGAATTCAACTTCGGTTTCGTCGTCGCAAATTTCAAAGGACAACAGTTTTACAACCGACCAAGGACAGCAGCTTAGAAAAGAACTTGGACTGGACAAGCCGTTTTACGCACAATACCTGGACTGGCTGAAAAGAGTTTTTGTAAACCATGATTTTGGAATCAGCCTAATTTCCAGAACGCCGGTAAGCTTTTTGATTTTATCGCGGCTTAAAAATTCAATAGTTCTGAATTTGATTTCGCTTGTTTTTATCACGTCATTTTCTTTTTTGCTCGGAGTTTATTTTTCTAGCAAAGCCGGAACAAGAACCGATGTGGCGGCAACTTTTTTCGCGCTGTTTTTTCATGCGTTCCCGGGAATTTTGCTTTTAATTCTTTTGCAACTTTTTGCATCGATAACAGGACTTTTTCCAGTAACTGGCTATCCGAATTTTCTATTCTCTGAAAATCCGCTGAAATTTTCGTTCAGCTATGTTCATCATATTTTTCTTCCGCTGCTTGCTTCTTTTCTTGGCGGAGTCGGAGGAACTATGCGAATGATTCGTTCAACAATGCTAGACCAGATGGGACTTCCTTATATCATGGCTCTTCGTTCACGAGGAATTTGCGAGCGCAGAATTTACTTGAACCACGCTTTTAAAAATACGCTTAATCCGTATATAACAGGAAGCGCAAATCTTCTTGCAAGCCTTTTCAGCGGAAGTTTGATTTTGGAAATAATTTTTTCGTATCCGGGAATTGGACGGCTTATGTACGAGGCTGTAACTCAGCAGGATGTAAATCTTGTTCTGGCAAACAGTATGTTTGTTTCCGCGCTAGTTCTTGCAGGAATGATTATCTCAGACATCACACTTGCAATTGTAGATCCTAGAATCAGATATAAATAA